TAAAGGCCTTTCAAAGTTCAATACTTTCATAAAAAACACAGAGAAAACACAAAGCGCCGTTTTTACGGGGATTTTTTTGTTGATAACAGCAACTTTTAAATATGTTGACTTATTTAATAACTATTATGACAAAGCTGGTTTTATATATACATTGTTTTGTTTCTTACGGGTCCTATTCATATTATATATAGGTTGGTTTTTTTACTTCACAGGAAAAAGCTGTTTATCTGACAAGCTGAAGCTTGGCTACCTTAATACTTTTGTTATAGCATCTATTACAGGAGCTTCTGTTTTATCAATTATAATGTTTATTTTAGGGATTTTAAAACTATATTACATATCTATACTTTTAGTATTAATGACACCCGTCTATTTTATCTCTTACGGAAATTTCAGGAATTCCACATCTGGATTATTAAAGCGTGTAGTTACCCACATCCGTTTGGAAATAATGCCACAAAGCCGGATATTGTCTTATTTATTGCTTGCTCTTATATCTTACAGACTTATATACCTATTTTTTGCCTTTGGGATTCAACCATCTTACGACCCTGGTCCGGTCAATCTTTATCTTAGATATTTTCTCAGTGTCATAAATAATCACGGCATAGTTTTAAATAATTATTTTACAATGTTTTTTAATGCCAAGGGAACAGGACTAATTTATTTAATAGCCATTTTGGCTGATATTCAAACTATTCCATTAATAACCTTCTATTTCTACATAATGACTCTGTTAATGCTATTTCTCTTAATTAAACGTTTTATAGGAAAAGACTATATTTTATGGACGCTGCTTGGACTGATAATTTTCCTGTCCTCCTACTGGATAAGCAACGACTACGATTCCCAAAAACCTCACATTATGGTAAATGCCTATTTCATGTTTATTATGTACATCTCAACGTTTATGTACACAGTATCGTTACACGACTTAAAGAAGTTTTTTTTCGTTTATACCATTAGTGGTTTAGCCGTTGTTATTATGTTACCCATGTCATTTCCGTTAGTGGTTTTTATTATTGGAATTCAGCTAATGTTATCGGTATTTTTCAAAAAATATCTTCAAATTAAATATATATTGTTTTCTATAATGATGATATGTTTTTGCTATGCAGCAGTACTTGCGTATAATAATATTACATCGGGAGTTACGGATTTTAATCCAAGGATTTTATATTCTATACTTAGAAATGATGAGAAAATCAAGACATGGATAAGCCCGTCAATTCTGTCAATGGCAGCTACCGATTATACTGTCACAACACCATCCGATGATACTCCTAATACGCCGGCCCACACGAAAATGCTCAAAGAATTTTTATATGCAAACAAAATACTGTCTTTTATAAAATATATTATTTACGAGACATCGAAAATTCCGTTCTATTTATACCTTTTGCTCCTGGTTATAAGCATTTATTTATTTTCCGCAAAAAGAAAACAAACAGAACCTTACAAGCAAGTCATAATATATTCAAACTTACTGCTCCTTTTTGCACTTTTTGCAATCAAGGTGTCACATCCGCTGGAGGATTCAATAGAAAGATTTCTCTTCATATCTTTAATATTTACAAGAGCCGTAATTCAAATATGGATATTTTACTCTATATACCACCTCAGCATGTATGTGTTAAAAAGCACCGAAAAAATTAAGCAAACAATGTTGTCACTTTTTATAGCAATGATTCTATTATTATATTCATCCCCTATTATTTACATTTTCCAATATCCTTTTAAGTATGGAATACTATACTGCATTGGTAAACTCAGCTATGAAGACTTTTACAACAGAGTTTTTGAATTAAGCTATAAATATGAAAACAATATACCTAACGTCGAATCATGGGTGTATAATAAAATAGGTTCAGGCAACAAGATACTGGTATTAACTGCTAATATGATGGGAATTTATGTATCTCCGCGAAATAATTTTATTTTCGGTGAATATGTCTATACCTTCAATCAATATAAATACCATGATACAGTATTGTTCGGCAGCACAGGGAGTGCTGTCAAAATACTTAAAACCCTTGGCATTAACTATATCCTTGTTAATTTACATAATCCTCTCATTTTGCTCTCCGGCTTCGCTCCAGTTTTTAGCGCCGAGAGCATACGTGAAAATTTCACAATTGTAGCTAATCGTGACCAACTATTTTTACTTAAGTTAAAAGCCCCTGAAGATATCGCTAATACCGATGGCTTTGCAAAAGTGTATGCCTCCATACTTGAGAGTAAAAAGACTCCTAAATACATAAGATGGCTCTACTACAATAAGATAAGAGAAGAGATTTTTAAAAAAAGGTAATTATAGTAAACCGTGTCATTTTCATATAGCCACCACATGCCATGGTTGAATTAAAACCGAAAAATGATATAATATAGACAAAGTGCTACGACAAAAACACAGGGGGCAGGATTGAAAGCTATTCCAAGAATAATGCCAACGCTTCCGGCAGCAGATCTCTTTAATATATTCAGGAATCTATCGAGGGACATTCCGGAGGAAGACGCCCAAAAAATAGTGTCTGGATTTGAAACTAAATTTGCAGAGCGCTACGGTTTGCCCAGAGGTGTTGCCACAAGCAGGGCAAGGATGGCGTTATATTATTTATTGAAAAACATGGGGCTTAAACCAAACGGTGAGGTATTGATTTCTGCAATCCATGTTGCCGACTTTATAAATATAATTGCGCTTGCCGGTTTCAAACCGGTGGTGGTTGACCTTGCGCATAACTCATATAACGTGGACTGCGACGATTTGGAAAGAAAGATTACAAAAAACAGTGTGCTCTTTCTGATGACATACTTATCGGGATATGTGCCCGATATGGAAAGAATCGTGGAAATATCACAAAAGTACAAACTGCCGTTTATTGAGGATTGCTCACAGGCGTTGGATTCTTACTATAAAGGACAGAGGCTAGGAACATTCGGGGTGGCGGCTATTTTTAGCTTAAGCTTATTTAAATCCGTAACCACTTTATTTGGAGGAATGCTTATCAGCCGCAATGAAACACTACTATCGGACATACGACAAGATGTAAAATCACTGAAACCGCCTCCGAAACAACTTTTAGTTAATGAAGCAATTAAAAACGTTGTATTAAAAATAGTGATCAGCAATCCATTGTTCAGTGCCGTGGTATTTCCCCTTATGAGGTGGACACTGCCCGTGGCTGATTATTTTTCAAAATATCAGAAATCAAATAAACAGGTGTTCTTAAGAGATAAAATACCGGATGAATTTCTTGTCCAATACACATGGCAGCAGGCAATAACTGGTTTAAGCCAGTTGAAAACTCTTGATAAAAGGGAGAGGAAAAGAAAAGAAAATGCCCTATATTTATATGATAATATAGTTTCGGACCGTAACGTTGCCGTCCCTGCACTGGTAAAAGACAGCGAGAATTCATTCTGGTTGTTTCCAGTTATCGTTAACTCTCCCAATGAATTCAGAGCGTTTCTAGCTAAGA
This region of Nitrospirota bacterium genomic DNA includes:
- a CDS encoding DegT/DnrJ/EryC1/StrS aminotransferase family protein produces the protein MKAIPRIMPTLPAADLFNIFRNLSRDIPEEDAQKIVSGFETKFAERYGLPRGVATSRARMALYYLLKNMGLKPNGEVLISAIHVADFINIIALAGFKPVVVDLAHNSYNVDCDDLERKITKNSVLFLMTYLSGYVPDMERIVEISQKYKLPFIEDCSQALDSYYKGQRLGTFGVAAIFSLSLFKSVTTLFGGMLISRNETLLSDIRQDVKSLKPPPKQLLVNEAIKNVVLKIVISNPLFSAVVFPLMRWTLPVADYFSKYQKSNKQVFLRDKIPDEFLVQYTWQQAITGLSQLKTLDKRERKRKENALYLYDNIVSDRNVAVPALVKDSENSFWLFPVIVNSPNEFRAFLAKTAIDSSKFLLSLLCEEKVFSHFKFNSDNARELKQKTVFVPMYSVLSKAQTERIAQAIKKYQAINGSNNDNR